A region of Micromonospora sp. WMMD882 DNA encodes the following proteins:
- a CDS encoding cupin domain-containing protein has translation MLSPKTVKSTTGFGGMLTLEPGEFVCEHIHPYSEESVYVVSGHITMRIDSEHVELGPGEACLVPINVRHRVENRGREQARVIFHLCPLAPRPELGHIDTEFLPGREHEPAPQVGGHL, from the coding sequence ATGCTGAGCCCGAAGACGGTGAAATCGACGACCGGATTCGGCGGAATGCTCACCCTGGAGCCGGGCGAATTCGTGTGCGAACACATCCACCCGTACTCCGAGGAATCGGTATATGTGGTGAGCGGCCACATCACCATGCGGATCGACAGCGAGCACGTGGAGCTCGGCCCGGGTGAGGCGTGCCTGGTACCGATCAACGTGCGGCACCGGGTGGAGAACCGGGGCCGGGAGCAGGCCAGGGTGATCTTCCACCTCTGCCCGCTGGCGCCCCGCCCCGAGCTGGGGCACATCGACACCGAGTTCCTGCCCGGCCGGGAGCACGAGCCGGCGCCCCAGGTCGGGGGGCACCTGTGA